From the Apus apus isolate bApuApu2 chromosome 4, bApuApu2.pri.cur, whole genome shotgun sequence genome, one window contains:
- the NDNF gene encoding protein NDNF isoform X2 produces the protein MLLLHCPLLLLLLLPLSSRPQKLPTRDEELFQMQIRDKAFFHDSSVIPDGAEISSYLFRDTPKRYFFVVEEDNTPLAVTVTPCDAPLEWKLSVQELPEEASGEGSGEPEPLEQQKQQITNEEGTELFSYKGNDVEYFVSSSSPSGLYQLDLLSTEKDTHFKVYATTTPESDQPYPELPYDPRIDVTSLGRTTVTLAWKPSPTASLLKQPIQYCIVISKEHNFKSLCAVEAKLSSDDAFMMAPKPGLDFSPFDFAHFGFPSDNNSGKERGFLKSSKFGRQASSKPKVDLHKVCIGNKNIFTVSDLKPDTQYYFDMFAVNTNTNMSTAYVGTFARTKEEAKQKTVELKDGKVTDVFIKRKGAKFLRFAPVSSHQKVIFSVHSCLDAVQIQVRRDGKLLLSQNVEGVRQFQLRGKAKAKYLIRLKGSKKGASVLKILATTRPNKQSFPSLPEDTRIKAFDKLRTCSSVTVAWLGTQERNKFCIYKREVDDNYNEEQKKREQNQCLGPDTRKKSEKVICKYFHSQNIQKAVTTETIRGLQPGKSYLLDVYVIGHGGQSVKYQSKLVKTRKFC, from the exons ATGCTCCTGCTGCACtgcccgctgctgctgctgctgttgctgccacTCAGCTCCAGGCCCCAGAAGTTACCTACCAGGGATGAGGAGCTCTTCCAAATGCAGATCCGGGACAAAGCGTTTTTTCACGATTCATCGGTCATCCCAGATGGAGCTGAAATTAGCAGCTACCTCTTCCGAGACACCCCTAAAAG GTATTTCTTCGTGGTTGAAGAGGACAACACTCCCTTAGCAGTGACAGTGACACCCTGTGATGCCCCTCTGGAGTGGAAACTGAGTGTGCAAGAGCTCCCAGAGGAAGCCAGCGGAGAAGGTTCAG GTGAACCAGAACCTCTTGAGCAACAGAAACAGCAGATTACTAATGAGGAAGGCACAGAGCTATTCTCTTACAAAGGCAATGATGTTGAGTACTTTGTGTCCTCTAGTTCCCCATCTGGTTTGTACCAACTAGATCTGCTGTCGACAGAGAAAGatacacattttaaagtgtATGCAACCACTACTCCAGAATCAGATCAACCTTATCCTGAACTACCTTACGATCCCAGAATCGATGTCACTTCTCTGGGACGTACAACAGTGACACTGGCATGGAAACCAAGTCCCACCGCCTCCTTACTGAAACAGCCCATTCAGTATTGCATAGTCATCAGTAAAGAGCACAATTTCAAAAGTCTCTGTGCTGTTGAAGCCAAGCTTAGTTCTGATGATGCCTTCATGATGGCTCCAAAACCAGGTCTGGATTTCAGTCCATTTGACTTTGCCCATTTTGGCTTTCCCTCAGACAACAACTCTGGCAAAGAACGTGGCTTCCTAAAATCATCAAAGTTTGGGCGCCAGGCATCCTCAAAGCCGAAAGTTGACCTGCATAAAGTTTGTATTGGGAACAAGAACATCTTCACAGTGTCAGACCTGAAGCCCGACACACAGTACTACTTTGACATGTTTGCAGTGAATACCAACACTAATATGAGTACTGCATACGTTGGCACCTTTGCCAGAACGAAGGAGGAGGctaaacagaaaacagttgAACTGAAGGATGGCAAAGTTACAGATGTATTCATCAAGAGAAAGGGAGCCAAATTTCTACGTTTTGCTCCTGTTTCATCTCACCAAAAAGTCATCTTCTCTGTTCATTCATGCCTGGATGCTGTTCAGATCCAAGTTAGGAGAGACGGAAAACTGCTCCTGTCTCAAAACGTGGAGGGTGTGCGGCAGTTCCAGCTTCggggaaaagcaaaagctaaaTATCTCATTAGgctgaaaggaagcaaaaaaggtGCTTCTGTGCTGAAGATCTTGGCTACAACGAGGCCTAACAAGCAGTCATTTCCCTCTCTTCCTGAAGATACGCGAATCAAAGCCTTCGACAAACTCCGCACGTGTTCTTCAGTCACGGTGGCGTGGCTGGGcacacaggagagaaacaaaTTTTGCATCTACAAAAGGGAAGTGGATGACAATTACaatgaagagcagaagaaaagagagcagaACCAATGCTTGGGCCCAGACACaaggaagaagtcagaaaaGGTTATCTGTAAATACTTCCACAGCCAGAACATCCAGAAAGCAGTGACCACAGAGACAATCAGAGGCCTGCAACCTGGCAAGTCCTACCTGCTGGACGTTTACGTGATAGGGCACGGTGGGCAGTCAGTGAAATATCAGAGCAAATTGGTGAAAACAAGGAAGTTCTGTTAG
- the NDNF gene encoding protein NDNF isoform X1, which translates to MLCVNTRMLLLHCPLLLLLLLPLSSRPQKLPTRDEELFQMQIRDKAFFHDSSVIPDGAEISSYLFRDTPKRYFFVVEEDNTPLAVTVTPCDAPLEWKLSVQELPEEASGEGSGEPEPLEQQKQQITNEEGTELFSYKGNDVEYFVSSSSPSGLYQLDLLSTEKDTHFKVYATTTPESDQPYPELPYDPRIDVTSLGRTTVTLAWKPSPTASLLKQPIQYCIVISKEHNFKSLCAVEAKLSSDDAFMMAPKPGLDFSPFDFAHFGFPSDNNSGKERGFLKSSKFGRQASSKPKVDLHKVCIGNKNIFTVSDLKPDTQYYFDMFAVNTNTNMSTAYVGTFARTKEEAKQKTVELKDGKVTDVFIKRKGAKFLRFAPVSSHQKVIFSVHSCLDAVQIQVRRDGKLLLSQNVEGVRQFQLRGKAKAKYLIRLKGSKKGASVLKILATTRPNKQSFPSLPEDTRIKAFDKLRTCSSVTVAWLGTQERNKFCIYKREVDDNYNEEQKKREQNQCLGPDTRKKSEKVICKYFHSQNIQKAVTTETIRGLQPGKSYLLDVYVIGHGGQSVKYQSKLVKTRKFC; encoded by the exons GATGCTCCTGCTGCACtgcccgctgctgctgctgctgttgctgccacTCAGCTCCAGGCCCCAGAAGTTACCTACCAGGGATGAGGAGCTCTTCCAAATGCAGATCCGGGACAAAGCGTTTTTTCACGATTCATCGGTCATCCCAGATGGAGCTGAAATTAGCAGCTACCTCTTCCGAGACACCCCTAAAAG GTATTTCTTCGTGGTTGAAGAGGACAACACTCCCTTAGCAGTGACAGTGACACCCTGTGATGCCCCTCTGGAGTGGAAACTGAGTGTGCAAGAGCTCCCAGAGGAAGCCAGCGGAGAAGGTTCAG GTGAACCAGAACCTCTTGAGCAACAGAAACAGCAGATTACTAATGAGGAAGGCACAGAGCTATTCTCTTACAAAGGCAATGATGTTGAGTACTTTGTGTCCTCTAGTTCCCCATCTGGTTTGTACCAACTAGATCTGCTGTCGACAGAGAAAGatacacattttaaagtgtATGCAACCACTACTCCAGAATCAGATCAACCTTATCCTGAACTACCTTACGATCCCAGAATCGATGTCACTTCTCTGGGACGTACAACAGTGACACTGGCATGGAAACCAAGTCCCACCGCCTCCTTACTGAAACAGCCCATTCAGTATTGCATAGTCATCAGTAAAGAGCACAATTTCAAAAGTCTCTGTGCTGTTGAAGCCAAGCTTAGTTCTGATGATGCCTTCATGATGGCTCCAAAACCAGGTCTGGATTTCAGTCCATTTGACTTTGCCCATTTTGGCTTTCCCTCAGACAACAACTCTGGCAAAGAACGTGGCTTCCTAAAATCATCAAAGTTTGGGCGCCAGGCATCCTCAAAGCCGAAAGTTGACCTGCATAAAGTTTGTATTGGGAACAAGAACATCTTCACAGTGTCAGACCTGAAGCCCGACACACAGTACTACTTTGACATGTTTGCAGTGAATACCAACACTAATATGAGTACTGCATACGTTGGCACCTTTGCCAGAACGAAGGAGGAGGctaaacagaaaacagttgAACTGAAGGATGGCAAAGTTACAGATGTATTCATCAAGAGAAAGGGAGCCAAATTTCTACGTTTTGCTCCTGTTTCATCTCACCAAAAAGTCATCTTCTCTGTTCATTCATGCCTGGATGCTGTTCAGATCCAAGTTAGGAGAGACGGAAAACTGCTCCTGTCTCAAAACGTGGAGGGTGTGCGGCAGTTCCAGCTTCggggaaaagcaaaagctaaaTATCTCATTAGgctgaaaggaagcaaaaaaggtGCTTCTGTGCTGAAGATCTTGGCTACAACGAGGCCTAACAAGCAGTCATTTCCCTCTCTTCCTGAAGATACGCGAATCAAAGCCTTCGACAAACTCCGCACGTGTTCTTCAGTCACGGTGGCGTGGCTGGGcacacaggagagaaacaaaTTTTGCATCTACAAAAGGGAAGTGGATGACAATTACaatgaagagcagaagaaaagagagcagaACCAATGCTTGGGCCCAGACACaaggaagaagtcagaaaaGGTTATCTGTAAATACTTCCACAGCCAGAACATCCAGAAAGCAGTGACCACAGAGACAATCAGAGGCCTGCAACCTGGCAAGTCCTACCTGCTGGACGTTTACGTGATAGGGCACGGTGGGCAGTCAGTGAAATATCAGAGCAAATTGGTGAAAACAAGGAAGTTCTGTTAG